A window from Schistosoma haematobium chromosome 3, whole genome shotgun sequence encodes these proteins:
- the RBM15_1 gene encoding RNA-binding protein 15 (EggNog:ENOG410VCT5~COG:S), translating to MRRHGDQDFSPPSKRHRDRSGYSERHRSVSRSSPSSRSKYSLSNRHSSRPKNSEGRTHGLDHSRTISVRNISSKLSADVVEQCVYRELGKYGDLSINVGHLGGERVALVTYQYSEDAQEALCDSPIIYILDRPANVTSLIDISSEGDTRKVIASKKRQEGMEAEDINDRRHLMHNIPGKVESAFPDFLPKPTPLGPSGTTSLLGMPGMTSSAMMAAAAKALGLNAVPGVLPPAQLNAITSHNRFGSASLRHYEHNRSGFSPGASDSEKESKATRTLFVGSLEPDITEKEVLSAFERYGYVEQIDIKRSPKPGAHSYAFVRFQNVDMASRAKMSMSGRFIRSLHCKIGYGKAIPSHCLYIGGLESWASADSLQRMLSRFGQLTYLDWSPRRKYAIAIYDSCESALEANRQLKSLSATSRPNLRLRVDFINPELIQPKPQILNKTDSNMESDSQDNQMSESRNAIIRSDTGIPVTANNYRIRTNEHFDGGPYTMNQYCIEDHAGDKNLTNVRHLPYAKPSFHISNRYHTYNRNTPRYSDNHGILNPVEDIPCNLKSIVTLQELDQHLQPDLWKGKFLLKNNHFYFRCLMLIGNKDISQDLLDYRDNNSNSERLCSPTLRISRRGTLDASWMAEATHRIHNVLSTVRHNLCLMLILPDMEQTNKYLDKESKLNNQSNTESTDVKTTISHCFSLHALIAYLKLKQSAGIICPNEEKVLQESLNTSSEKTTTTRRSSLIVYLFAPSSFALSLLKQAAPCLSSDLATTSDYMVLLALKR from the exons ATGCGAAGACATGGAGATCAAGACTTCTCGCCCCCGTCGAAGCGACACAGAGATCGATCAGGATATTCAGAGAGACATCGATCGGTATCTCGAAGCTCTCCTAGTTCGAGGTCTAAGTATTCTCTCTCAAATAGACATTCTTCAAGACCGAAGAATTCGGAAGGAAGAACTCATGGGTTAGATCATTCTAGAACTATATCTGTAAGAAACATTTCATCCAAGTTGAGTGCTGATGTtgttgaacaatgtgtgtaccgGGAACTAGGAAAGTATGGAGACCTTTCTATCAATGTTGGGCATTTGGGTGGCGAACGCGTCGCTCTGGTTACATATCA ATATTCTGAAGACGCACAAGAAGCTCTTTGTGATAGCCCAATAATTTACATACTTGATCGTCCTGCAAATGTTACCTCATTAATTGATATTTCTAGTGAAGGTGATACGCGTAAAGTAATTGCCAGCAAAAAACGTCAAGAAGGGATGGAAGCCGAAGATATTAATGACCGGCGACATCTTATGCACAATATTCCCGGCAAAGTAGAGTCCGCTTTTCCTGATTTTTTACCTAAACCAACTCCACTAGGTCCATCAGGTACTACAAGCCTACTTGGTATGCCTGGAATGACATCTTCTGCCATGATGGCTGCTGCTGCAAAGGCTCTTGGTCTGAATGCTGTCCCTGGGGTGTTGCCACCTGCACAGTTAAATGCAATCACTTCTCACAATCGCTTTGGCTCTGCAAGCCTTCGACACTATGAACATAACAGAAGTGGATTCTCTCCTGGAGCATCTGATTCAGAAAAGGAGTCGAAAGCCACAAGGACTTTGTTTGTTGGAAGTTTAGAACCAGACATAACGGAAAAAGAGGTACTCTCAGCTTTTGAGAGGTATGGTTATGTTGAACAAATTGATATTAAGCGTTCTCCGAAACCTGGTGCCCATTCTTATGCATTTGTACGCTTTCAGAATGTTGATATGGCCAGTCGTGCAAAAATGTCCATGTCTGGTCGTTTTATTAGATCCTTACATTGCAAGATAGGCTATGGTAAAGCGATCCCATCGCACTGTCTGTATATTGGTGGATTAGAATCTTGGGCTTCCGCTGATTCACTGCAGCGTATGCTTTCTCGTTTTGGACAACTAACTTATCTTGACTGGTCTCCTAGACGTAAATATGCAATCGCCATTTATGACAGCTGTGAATCAGCACTCGAAGCTAATAGACAATTAAAAAGTCTCTCAGCAACCAGTCGTCCAAATTTAAGACTTCGTGTAGATTTTATAAACCCGGAATTAATCCAGCCAAAGCCACAGATTTTAAACAAGACGGACTCTAACATGGAAAGTGACAGTCAGGACAATCAAATGTCAGAATCACGAAATGCTATAATTAGGTCTGATACTGGAATTCCTGTAACTGCAAATAACTATCGTATTCGAACAAATGAACATTTTGATGGAGGGCCGTACACGATGAACCAGTATTGCATAGAGGATCACGCCGGTGATAAAAATCTCACTAATGTACGACACTTACCTTATGCAAAACCATCTTTTCATATATCTAATCGGTATCACACATATAATCGGAACACACCTCGCTACTCGGACAACCACGGTATACTCAATCCAGTAGAAGATATTCCATGTAACCTGAAATCAATCGTCACTCTCCAAGAACTAGACCAGCATCTACAACCGGATTTATGGAAAGGAAAGTTCTTATTAAAAAATAACCATTTTTATTTTCGTTGTTTGATGTTAATAGGTAATAAAGATATCAGTCAAGACTTACTGGATTATAGAGACAATAACAGTAATTCCGAACGACTATGTAGTCCGACTTTACGTATTTCACGCCGAGGCACTCTTGATGCTTCATGGATGGCTGAAGCCACGCATCGTATTCATAATGTACTATCTACAGTTCGTCATAATTTATGCCTCATGCTAATATTACCCGATATGGAGCAAACTAATAAGTATCTGGACAAGGAATCTAAACTGAATAATCAGTCGAATACTGAAAGTACGGATGTAAAAACAACAATAAGTCATTGTTTTTCACTACACGCTTTAATtgcttatttaaaattaaaacaatcagCTGGTATAATCTGTCCAAATGAAGAAAAAGTACTACAAGAATCACTGAATACTAGTTCCGAGAAAACAACTACAACACGACGTTCATCTTTGATAGTATATTTATTTGCACCAAGCAGTTTTGCATTAAGTTTATTAAAACAAGCGGCACCTTGCTTAAGTTCAGACTTGGCAACAACAAGTGATTATATGGTTCTTTTAGCATTAAAGCGGTAA
- the RBM15_1 gene encoding RNA-binding protein 15, variant 2 (EggNog:ENOG410VCT5~COG:S), giving the protein MPGMTSSAMMAAAAKALGLNAVPGVLPPAQLNAITSHNRFGSASLRHYEHNRSGFSPGASDSEKESKATRTLFVGSLEPDITEKEVLSAFERYGYVEQIDIKRSPKPGAHSYAFVRFQNVDMASRAKMSMSGRFIRSLHCKIGYGKAIPSHCLYIGGLESWASADSLQRMLSRFGQLTYLDWSPRRKYAIAIYDSCESALEANRQLKSLSATSRPNLRLRVDFINPELIQPKPQILNKTDSNMESDSQDNQMSESRNAIIRSDTGIPVTANNYRIRTNEHFDGGPYTMNQYCIEDHAGDKNLTNVRHLPYAKPSFHISNRYHTYNRNTPRYSDNHGILNPVEDIPCNLKSIVTLQELDQHLQPDLWKGKFLLKNNHFYFRCLMLIGNKDISQDLLDYRDNNSNSERLCSPTLRISRRGTLDASWMAEATHRIHNVLSTVRHNLCLMLILPDMEQTNKYLDKESKLNNQSNTESTDVKTTISHCFSLHALIAYLKLKQSAGIICPNEEKVLQESLNTSSEKTTTTRRSSLIVYLFAPSSFALSLLKQAAPCLSSDLATTSDYMVLLALKR; this is encoded by the coding sequence ATGCCTGGAATGACATCTTCTGCCATGATGGCTGCTGCTGCAAAGGCTCTTGGTCTGAATGCTGTCCCTGGGGTGTTGCCACCTGCACAGTTAAATGCAATCACTTCTCACAATCGCTTTGGCTCTGCAAGCCTTCGACACTATGAACATAACAGAAGTGGATTCTCTCCTGGAGCATCTGATTCAGAAAAGGAGTCGAAAGCCACAAGGACTTTGTTTGTTGGAAGTTTAGAACCAGACATAACGGAAAAAGAGGTACTCTCAGCTTTTGAGAGGTATGGTTATGTTGAACAAATTGATATTAAGCGTTCTCCGAAACCTGGTGCCCATTCTTATGCATTTGTACGCTTTCAGAATGTTGATATGGCCAGTCGTGCAAAAATGTCCATGTCTGGTCGTTTTATTAGATCCTTACATTGCAAGATAGGCTATGGTAAAGCGATCCCATCGCACTGTCTGTATATTGGTGGATTAGAATCTTGGGCTTCCGCTGATTCACTGCAGCGTATGCTTTCTCGTTTTGGACAACTAACTTATCTTGACTGGTCTCCTAGACGTAAATATGCAATCGCCATTTATGACAGCTGTGAATCAGCACTCGAAGCTAATAGACAATTAAAAAGTCTCTCAGCAACCAGTCGTCCAAATTTAAGACTTCGTGTAGATTTTATAAACCCGGAATTAATCCAGCCAAAGCCACAGATTTTAAACAAGACGGACTCTAACATGGAAAGTGACAGTCAGGACAATCAAATGTCAGAATCACGAAATGCTATAATTAGGTCTGATACTGGAATTCCTGTAACTGCAAATAACTATCGTATTCGAACAAATGAACATTTTGATGGAGGGCCGTACACGATGAACCAGTATTGCATAGAGGATCACGCCGGTGATAAAAATCTCACTAATGTACGACACTTACCTTATGCAAAACCATCTTTTCATATATCTAATCGGTATCACACATATAATCGGAACACACCTCGCTACTCGGACAACCACGGTATACTCAATCCAGTAGAAGATATTCCATGTAACCTGAAATCAATCGTCACTCTCCAAGAACTAGACCAGCATCTACAACCGGATTTATGGAAAGGAAAGTTCTTATTAAAAAATAACCATTTTTATTTTCGTTGTTTGATGTTAATAGGTAATAAAGATATCAGTCAAGACTTACTGGATTATAGAGACAATAACAGTAATTCCGAACGACTATGTAGTCCGACTTTACGTATTTCACGCCGAGGCACTCTTGATGCTTCATGGATGGCTGAAGCCACGCATCGTATTCATAATGTACTATCTACAGTTCGTCATAATTTATGCCTCATGCTAATATTACCCGATATGGAGCAAACTAATAAGTATCTGGACAAGGAATCTAAACTGAATAATCAGTCGAATACTGAAAGTACGGATGTAAAAACAACAATAAGTCATTGTTTTTCACTACACGCTTTAATtgcttatttaaaattaaaacaatcagCTGGTATAATCTGTCCAAATGAAGAAAAAGTACTACAAGAATCACTGAATACTAGTTCCGAGAAAACAACTACAACACGACGTTCATCTTTGATAGTATATTTATTTGCACCAAGCAGTTTTGCATTAAGTTTATTAAAACAAGCGGCACCTTGCTTAAGTTCAGACTTGGCAACAACAAGTGATTATATGGTTCTTTTAGCATTAAAGCGGTAA